The DNA region TCGGCGACAGCGACAACGATAACACGTGGTGATGCCTCTGCAGATCCGATCTTGTTGTCTACCCACACATGCGTAACAGGGGAACTCCGCAAAGATCTGCCGAttgacgatgacgagagaTCTCTGGGACTACATAGTTGTCATGATCAGAAGGTTGATGCAGTGGTACGATATAACGACACCGCTTCTTCGTCGACCTAAAATGGCAAAGCCTTTGCACTTTATAAAACAGCAAAGACCATTACTCCTTTAATAGACATTACATAAAAAACCAAACCCTCACACTCCACCCTTCTCACTCCATATCGGACGGGCATCTCCACCAAAGTCATGCTGGGAGCTTCCAATGAAAAGCGTTTTCACCCAGGCGGGGAGAACGGCTTGCTCTCGCCGGGACGGTCTAGCTTGTCTTCCTACTTACTCGTCCGAGGAACCGTTGATCATTGCCCGGAAGGGGGTTTCCCTTGACACCAAGATTTATGTAGCAACTGACTCTAGCTTGCAGCCAAGACTACTTCGCCGACTTTGCCGCACATTCGCTGGGTTCGGAGTGTGTGTGGAGGCTTGGGTATGTATGACAAGGGCTTCAATGTCCACTTCCCACGTGGAATAAAGGGATTCTGACTTCTTGTCGAAATGAgggcttctttttctcccttTGGAactttcttctttcctgCAGGCAGGAAGCACAGGTGCGGCCACCAGTCCACTATTGTAAGAACTTTGTTGTCGCCCCCTTTTTCCACCCTGGGAATCCGCTCTAATGTAACGTACGTTGTGGTGTTTATTTTGGCAACCCAGCCAGTTCTGCGAGCATCTGGTGATGATCATATTTCATAAAGCAAGGAAGCTGCTGtatttttttggtttctaCTGCTACTGTTATATACCTATTTGTGCCTCGGTGTTTCTGGTACTTCCAAGGATTGTTCTTAATTGTCgttcccttcccttctcgTCGTCAACTCCACACTGGCTTCGATCATCCCGCCCACAGCCCGCTGCGATTCGGCCCGTGTTCCAGACTATGCCGTTCGTTCTATCCAGTTGTTAAACCACGGGATATCTCAGGGTGATATCAGTCGCTCGCAAAGATGaccctccttcctcgccacccaCCGCACCCCAACGTGCTTGAtatcccaacaccaccactacaACAAGCCGGTCTCTTCAttattttcttcttcacagCTATCGCCTTCGTTGCCTTCCTGCTCCGGCTCTTTTCCCGGCACAAAACTGGACAATGGGGTCTCGACGATGCTATGGTGGGCTGTGCCATGCTGTTCTCGCTCCTGATGATTGGGCCTTTCTATATGTGTAGGTCCAGTTCGACAAATTCTGCTCGTGGCGAATGCTAACAACATATAGACATCAAACTCGGATACTTTGGCTGGAGACAAGAAGACGTCCCACCAACATATGATCCAACGCCGGCATTTTGGTGGTTCTTCCTAGCACAATTGTTTTACAACCCTATCTTGGCCTTCGTCAAGGCTTCGGTACTCCTGTTCCTGCTGAGACTCGGTGGTCAGAAGCCTGGCGTTAGAATGGTCATCTACGTCCTCAATACCTTCAACGCTCTGCAGGCTatcgccatcttcctggTTGCACTGCTCCAGTGCTTGCCGATCGAGGCCAACTGGGACTTCGCCCTGAAGGCTGACCCCAACACCCGGTGTATCGACAACAGCTTCCACGTCATTGCGTCCTGCTTGACACTGCTCACTGACATCTTGGTTGTTGTCATTCCATTTTGGATTTTCTTGGGCCtcaagatgaagaaggcggccAAGGTTGCTGTCTTGGGTATCTTCCTGCTCGGTCTTGCGTACGTTTCCCTTTTTTGTGACCACCGTTCTCCCAACTACCGCTAACCTTTGATATCCACAGTGTCACCATTATCGGCGCGGTCCGACTcaacggcatcatcaagctcTTTTACAGCACGCCCGACGGCAAGGATCCATTCCACGACGTGACCGTCACCCTCTCTGTTGTCGAAGccaacatcgccatcgtGTCTGCCTGCGCGCCAGCCCTGCGACCGCTGTTCCGCATGTGGATGCCCGTCCTCTTCGGCGGCACCACCGAGCGCTACGGCAACAAGTACACACCCAACAGCAAGCTGCCTTACTACGCCGACCAGAGCAACACCAAGGGCGGCAACGGCACCGGCATGCGCGCGGACGACGTCACGCTCAAGAGCATCAAGGCGACGAGGAACCGCGACGGGCACACCGAGTGCCGGAGCGCCAGCCCGAGCgggagcgaggaggagatcatgACGTACAATGGCATTATGCGGACGACAGATGTCAGGGTACAGTACGACGGCGCGAGCGGGTTTGCGGTGTCAACAGGGGACAAGAGCAGGCCGAGTGTAGACTCCAAGGGGGTGGactttgttgttgctgttgaggagaagaggacAGTGTAATGGCACGAATTTGGGAATCAACAACAATGTCAAAAAAAAGGTGGTCAAaaaggtggttggtgggaatTTTCGACGGGACACTTTAGGGGCGCACCCCCCTAATAGGGGTTAAAGTTATAGGTACAACAAATTTTTTTGACTCTTGCTACATTAATTAGCTACTCTTAACTCCTTACTTTTCATTATATTTTTTTAACTAGATCTTTGCAAAATTCCGAGACTCTAGTTTTTATATTTAAATTGCTTAAATTTATAGTTTTGCTGAATAGATTTTTACAATATAAATAGTATTAACTTACTTATTCTTGCTGCTAACTTTATATCATCCCGGTATTATACCTTTTTTTTAATCGAAGGTATAAATTCTATGCTCTATTTAAGTATTTTACCTGTTTAATTTTTAAATTATATAATAACATTGATAAATTCTATTTTTTTATAAAAACCTAGGTAACTATGTTT from Podospora pseudocomata strain CBS 415.72m chromosome 3, whole genome shotgun sequence includes:
- a CDS encoding hypothetical protein (EggNog:ENOG503PC7D; COG:S); its protein translation is MTLLPRHPPHPNVLDIPTPPLQQAGLFIIFFFTAIAFVAFLLRLFSRHKTGQWGLDDAMVGCAMLFSLLMIGPFYMYIKLGYFGWRQEDVPPTYDPTPAFWWFFLAQLFYNPILAFVKASVLLFLLRLGGQKPGVRMVIYVLNTFNALQAIAIFLVALLQCLPIEANWDFALKADPNTRCIDNSFHVIASCLTLLTDILVVVIPFWIFLGLKMKKAAKVAVLGIFLLGLAVTIIGAVRLNGIIKLFYSTPDGKDPFHDVTVTLSVVEANIAIVSACAPALRPLFRMWMPVLFGGTTERYGNKYTPNSKLPYYADQSNTKGGNGTGMRADDVTLKSIKATRNRDGHTECRSASPSGSEEEIMTYNGIMRTTDVRVQYDGASGFAVSTGDKSRPSVDSKGVDFVVAVEEKRTV